One Mycobacterium marseillense DNA window includes the following coding sequences:
- a CDS encoding S1 family peptidase has product MEGVYALEFTSWGSPYSPARTVALPLSALVLAVLAVLGFLPSPSQRRRRPKTRAFVLPPRAKLHTTLLVLAAVCSTAALVAAICLFPKAATPAQQPLPPPPTLAPIDLPAASAIGPGAGIYVDYADGSGGMGCTAGFLVHTSGGRPGILTAGHCNRPGAPSKVTMNLGGVLPYTPLGTFTRTISEGVHDEQHDIGLITLDGDHVPRSSAVAASLPVTGVATNLEVGQQLCKFGMGSGVDACGQIVEITASKVVFLASGQCGDSGGPVYLYERDGTVSAVGILIRGGDPYIPKAGCAARAKFSVAELVRPWLDKWRLTAITAPSSPP; this is encoded by the coding sequence GCTCAGTGCCCTGGTGCTGGCGGTACTCGCCGTGTTGGGCTTCCTGCCCAGTCCGAGCCAGCGGCGACGCAGGCCGAAGACCCGTGCGTTCGTCCTGCCGCCGCGCGCCAAACTGCACACCACCCTGCTCGTCCTCGCGGCGGTGTGTAGCACCGCCGCCCTGGTCGCGGCCATCTGCCTGTTCCCCAAGGCCGCGACCCCGGCACAGCAGCCGCTCCCACCGCCGCCCACCCTGGCGCCGATCGATCTGCCCGCGGCCAGCGCGATCGGCCCGGGTGCCGGGATCTACGTCGACTATGCCGACGGCTCCGGCGGAATGGGTTGCACCGCAGGGTTTTTGGTGCATACCAGTGGCGGCCGGCCCGGGATACTCACCGCCGGTCATTGCAATCGCCCCGGTGCGCCGAGCAAGGTCACGATGAACCTGGGCGGGGTCCTGCCCTATACCCCGTTGGGCACCTTCACCCGGACGATCAGCGAAGGCGTCCACGACGAACAGCACGACATCGGCCTGATCACGCTGGACGGCGACCACGTTCCCCGGTCCTCGGCGGTCGCCGCGTCGCTGCCCGTCACCGGCGTGGCGACCAATCTTGAAGTCGGACAACAGTTGTGCAAGTTCGGCATGGGCTCGGGCGTGGACGCCTGTGGGCAGATCGTGGAGATCACCGCAAGCAAGGTCGTGTTTCTGGCGAGCGGGCAGTGCGGCGACTCGGGCGGCCCCGTGTACCTCTACGAACGCGACGGCACCGTCAGCGCCGTCGGCATTCTCATCCGCGGCGGTGACCCCTACATCCCCAAGGCCGGATGCGCCGCCCGCGCCAAATTCTCCGTCGCCGAGTTGGTGCGGCCGTGGCTGGACAAGTGGCGCCTGACCGCGATCACCGCTCCGTCGTCCCCGCCCTGA
- a CDS encoding fatty acid desaturase family protein — protein MTAVEMLAVTEQRSRGAAEVAGIRRGFPPPRFVRPIIAVPTVLVWLGSLVAWCAATAAVLCGVSRWWLVVTIVVQGFLTVSMFIVAHESIHHTVGRPNWINQVFGRLSMPFVSLFGTFPMLAYTHLAHHRNTNENIHDDPDAWSITGPRWQLPLRWLTIDAWYCRFYLTRLRRRPHKEALGFAIYLTLALAFVTAILVLGYGKELVLIYFIPQRIGVGVLAWWFDWLPHHGLFTAKGDRFRVARVRVGWERVLCPLLMYQNYHLVHHIHTGIPFYLYVKAWRAAESEYLDRNVPICTAWGQEMTPSEYRRWRGTVAASSKQIAEIGR, from the coding sequence GTGACAGCAGTCGAGATGCTTGCCGTCACCGAGCAAAGATCACGCGGCGCCGCCGAGGTGGCCGGAATCCGGCGAGGCTTCCCACCTCCAAGGTTTGTGCGGCCGATCATTGCAGTGCCGACCGTGCTCGTCTGGCTTGGATCGCTCGTTGCGTGGTGCGCGGCGACGGCAGCGGTTCTCTGCGGAGTGAGTCGTTGGTGGTTGGTGGTCACCATCGTCGTTCAGGGTTTCCTGACGGTTTCCATGTTCATCGTGGCGCACGAATCGATTCACCACACCGTCGGCCGGCCAAACTGGATCAACCAGGTCTTCGGCCGCCTGTCGATGCCGTTCGTCTCGTTGTTCGGAACATTCCCAATGCTCGCGTATACGCATCTCGCGCACCACCGCAACACCAACGAAAATATCCACGACGATCCGGACGCGTGGAGTATCACCGGCCCGCGTTGGCAACTGCCGTTGCGCTGGTTGACAATCGATGCCTGGTACTGCCGCTTTTACCTAACGCGCCTGCGCCGGCGCCCGCACAAGGAAGCCCTGGGATTTGCCATATACCTCACGCTGGCCCTCGCCTTCGTAACCGCCATCCTGGTTCTCGGCTATGGGAAAGAGCTGGTGCTCATCTATTTCATCCCACAGCGGATCGGGGTGGGCGTCCTCGCGTGGTGGTTTGACTGGCTGCCTCATCACGGCCTGTTCACGGCAAAGGGCGACCGATTCCGGGTCGCCCGGGTTCGGGTTGGCTGGGAGCGTGTTTTGTGTCCGTTGTTGATGTATCAGAACTATCACCTAGTTCATCACATCCATACTGGGATCCCCTTTTACCTGTACGTAAAGGCATGGAGAGCTGCAGAATCCGAGTATCTGGACCGAAACGTGCCGATCTGCACCGCGTGGGGGCAGGAAATGACTCCTTCGGAGTACCGCAGATGGCGGGGGACAGTCGCCGCATCGTCGAAGCAGATCGCGGAGATCGGTAGGTAG